A part of Misgurnus anguillicaudatus chromosome 6, ASM2758022v2, whole genome shotgun sequence genomic DNA contains:
- the LOC129434164 gene encoding cytochrome P450 2D15 isoform X1 — protein MLGTLVVAWICIFLLFLFIRIRKPKNFPPGPQPLPVFGNLLHLDIANPLKDFKRFAERYGKLYGLFWGSKPAVVLNGFEVMKEALLTKAVDFSGRPQDFMINHITENKGVIFADYGPGWKEHRRFALMTLRNFGLGKQTMEERILGEISHIVACLEENAGRTVSPQTWFHNAASNVISLVLFGSRFDYSDEFLTRYVQLSTAISKIINGPWNMIYDTVPALRCIPLPFRKGFKVVEEIKNMTLTLINKHKKTRVPGEPRDFIDCYLDELDKRSNDGSTFDESRLIMYILDLHFAGTDTTSNTLLTAFLYLMNHPEVQARCQQEIDEVLEGKDQASYEDRHNMPYTHAVIHEVQRVAHTVPLSVFHCTTKDTELMGYNIPKGTLVIPNLTSVLNEEGQWKFPHEFNPANFLNDEGQFEKPEAFMPFSTGPRVCLGEGLARMELFLIIVTLLRRFQFVWPEDAGEPDYTPVFGVTQTPKPYRMHIRLREPGK, from the exons ATGCTGGGTACTTTGGTTGTTGCGTGGATATGCATATTCCTCTTATTCCTTTTCATTCGGATCCGAAAGCCCAAGAACTTTCCCCCTGGACCTCAACCTCTTCCAGTATTTGGAAATCTACTTCATCTGGACATTGCCAATCCTTTGAAAGATTTTAAAAGA TTTGCAGAACGCTATGGGAAGCTTTATGGCCTGTTTTGGGGATCAAAACCAGCAGTGGTTCTTAATGGTTTTGAGGTTATGAAGGAAGCTCTGCTTACTAAAGCTGTAGACTTTTCAGGACGGCCTCAGGACTTTATGATCAATCATATTACAGAGAATAAAG GTGTTATTTTTGCCGACTATGGCCCTGGCTGGAAGGAACATCGACGCTTTGCTCTCATGACCCTGAGAAACTTTGGTCTGGGGAAGCAAACAATGGAAGAGAGGATTCTGGGAGAAATCTCACATATAGTTGCTTGTTTGGAAGAAAATGCTg GAAGAACGGTGAGTCCTCAGACCTGGTTCCACAACGCTGCATCAAATGTTATCAGTTTGGTTCTGTTTGGATCGCGCTTTGACTACAGTGATGAATTTCTCACACGCTACGTTCAACTCAGTACAGCTATTTCAAAGATCATCAATGGACCATGGAACATG ATATACGACACAGTTCCTGCATTGAGATGCATACCCCTACCGTTTAGAAAAGGTTTTAAAGTCGTAGAAGAGATAAAAAATATGACTTTGACTTTGATCAACAAGCACAAGAAGACAAGAGTCCCAGGAGAGCCGAGAGACTTCATTGACTGCTATCTGGATGAGCTTGATAAG AGAAGTAATGATGGCTCCACCTTTGATGAATCTCGGCTCATCATGTACATTTTGGACTTGCACTTTGCAGGGACTGATACAACATCTAATACCCTCCTCACTGCATTTCTCTACCTCATGAATCACCCCGAAGTTCAGG CGAGATGTCAGCAAGAGATTGATGAAGTTCTGGAAGGTAAAGATCAGGCGTCGTATGAAGACAGACACAATATGCCGTACACACATGCTGTGATTCATGAAGTTCAGCGTGTGGCACACACCGTACCACTGAGTGTGTTTCACTGCACCACCAAAGACACAGAGCTGATGGGTTACAACATCCCAAAG GGAACTCTTGTTATTCCTAATCTTACTTCTGTACTGAATGAAGAAGGTCAGTGGAAGTTTCCGCATGAGTTTAATCCAGCCAACTTCCTGAATGATGAGGGCCAATTTGAGAAACCTGAAGCCTTCATGCCATTTTCTACCGG ACCCCGTGTGTGTCTTGGTGAGGGTCTTGCTCGTATGGAGCTTTTCCTGATCATCGTCACTCTGCTGCGTCGATTCCAGTTTGTTTGGCCTGAAGATGCCGGGGAACCAGATTACACCCCTGTGTTTGGAgtaacacaaacacccaaaccCTACAGAATGCACATCAGACTCAGAGAACCTGGCAAATAA
- the LOC129434168 gene encoding cytochrome P450 2D3-like has product MLGFLVLVWIFLLFLLFRIQRPKNFPPGPRPVPLFGNLLHLNIVNPLKIFERFAERYGKVYGLFWGLKPVVVLNGFEVIKEALVTKGIDFAGRPQDFMINHISENKGVVLADYGPTWKEHRRFALMTLRNFGLGKQTMEERILGEISHIVACLEKNAGGMVNPQTMFHNAASNVISLVLFGSRFDYTDEFLTRYVQLSTEISKIINGPWNLIYDTFPLLKCLPLPFKKAFDNALKIKHMTFKLIEEHKRTRVPEEPRDFIDCYLDELDKRGDYGSSFSEAQLIMYILDLHFAGTDTTSNTLLTAFLYLMNHPDVQARCQQEIDEVLEGKDQASYEDRHNMSYTQAVIHEVQRVANTVPLSVFHCTTKDTELMGYNIPKGTVVIPNLASVLKEEGQWKFPHEFNPANFLNDEGHFEKPEAFIPFSTGPRVCLGEGLARMELFLVIVTLLRQFQFVWPEDAGEPDYTPVFGVTLTPKPYRMHIRLREPVK; this is encoded by the exons ATGCTGGGCTTTTTAGTTCTAGTGTGGATTTTCCTTTTATTTCTCCTATTTCGAATCCAGAGGCCCAAGAACTTTCCTCCTGGACCTCGTCCAGTACCATTATTTGGAAATCTGCTTCATCTgaac ATTGTCAATCCTTTGAAAATTTTTGAAAGA TTTGCAGAACGCTATGGAAAGGTTTATGGACTGTTTTGGGGATTAAAACCAGTTGTGGTTCTTAATGGTTTTGAGGTTATAAAGGAAGCTCTGGTTACTAAAGGTATAGACTTTGCTGGACGGCCACAGGACTTTATGATAAATCATATATCAGAGAATAAAG GTGTTGTTTTGGCCGACTATGGCCCAACTTGGAAGGAACATCGACGCTTTGCTCTCATGACCCTGAGAAACTTTGGTCTGGGGAAGCAAACAATGGAAGAGAGGATTCTGGGAGAAATCTCACATATAGTTGCATGTTTGGAAAAAAATGCTG gAGGAATGGTAAATCCTCAGACCATGTTTCACAACGCCGCATCAAATGTTATTAGTTTGGTTCTGTTTGGATCCCGTTTCGATTACACTGATGAATTTCTCACACGCTATGTTCAGCTTAGTACAGAGATTTCAAAGATCATAAATGGACCATGGAACCTG ATATATGACACATTTCCTTTATTGAAATGCTTGCCTTTACCATTTAAAAAAGCCTTTGATAATGCATTGAAGATTAAACATATGACTTTTAAACTGATCGAAGAGCACAAGAGGACGAGAGTCCCAGAAGAGCCTAGAGACTTCATTGACTGCTACCTGGATGAGCTTGATAAG agAGGAGATTATGGTTCATCGTTTTCTGAAGCCCAGCTTATCATGTACATTTTGGACTTGCACTTTGCAGGGACTGATACAACATCCAACACCCTCCTCACTGCATTTCTCTACCTCATGAATCACCCTGATGTTCAGG CGAGATGTCAGCAAGAGATTGATGAAGTTCTGGAAGGTAAAGATCAGGCGTCGTATGAAGACAGACACAATATGTCTTACACACAGGCTGTGATTCATGAAGTTCAGCGTGTGGCAAACACCGTACCACTGAGTGTGTTTCACTGCACCACCAAAGACACAGAGCTGATGGGTTACAACATCCCAAAGGGAACAGTAGTTATTCCTAATCTTGCATCTGTACTAAAAGAAGAAGGTCAGTGGAAGTTTCCTCATGAGTTTAATCCAGCCAATTTTCTCAATGATGAGGGCCACTTTGAAAAACCTGAAGCCTTTATTCCCTTCTCGACAG GGCCACGTGTTTGTCTTGGTGAGGGTCTTGCTCGTATGGAGCTCTTCCTGGTCATTGTCACTCTGCTGCGTCAATTCCAGTTTGTTTGGCCTGAAGATGCCGGGGAACCAGATTACACCCCTGTGTTTGGAGTCACGCTCACACCCAAACCCTACAGAATGCACATCAGACTCAGAGAACCGGTCAAATAA